In the Salvia splendens isolate huo1 unplaced genomic scaffold, SspV2 ctg1150, whole genome shotgun sequence genome, atccaagtggcttgactcgtcgtcaagcgtggcacagtcaaagctgccacgtgagaaaagcaCACGTTCCACACGCgaatggcacactcctgccacacgcttgtaaccgccgacggttacgaatttgccatgatgagccttcatggcttggttgaccctgcatggtggcttggcttataaataggctagtcattccactgcattagacacACATTACACCATTcacaagcataagctctctccatctctctgcattgtttttctgtcgaaagctctgccctctcctccatccagttcgccggagctcggTTGATTGTGGTgttgcttcaccagagacgtagttgttttacctttggggacgacacgccaaaccgagagtactacagggcgtatctcgtcttgcgggaagaggactcatcgactcggctaaacactgttcacggttctttgtttcgattctttcattgtaattcagtttcagttttccattctgtattccttcttttgggttgtattacgccatgttgttatctcttgtaattccagaaACCAACCGTTAGAAGCAAATAATGTATacctaattttaatttattaatttagccCTTTTTTAAAATGACCTATTTGGGCTAACTAAGTTGATGAATTTAGAAGTACATTTTCAACAAAGGTTGAGGTTGGCCTTGATAGTAAATTAAGCTTGAAGATGGTAGTATTCATTCTGTCATTCAAGTAAAATGTTTATTTAATCACGAGCAAAATTAGACACATGAGCAATATATAAATTCGTAACTTTAAAAGCTATAATGTATTGTTCATTTTATTGGattaaacaataataataacaatatgtcaatattattattattgttgttattattattattattattattattataagatAAGTAAATTTGATTAATTGTGGATTCTAATCTTGAAAAATCCCATAATTACATCGCACACATTCACTTAATTGCCTATATTTTTGCCCCATATAATATCGACTTTATTAGCTAAAGCATACGTTTGGaagattttatttctctttcatttaatAGGTAGGGATTCAATGACTTTTTCCTTCACTTAACATATCTTAAAACGAGTTAGGGAAAAATGGAGAATTGCTAtacagatttttttaaaaattatacagAATAAAAAAAGtggaaattgaaatataaattaaataaacacataaaaattTCCGGAAATAAATTCTTACTGGttggaaaaaataataaaaaattgatattttcGTGGCGGTTGAAAAAAGTTCAGCTGGTGTAACAACCGCGTAATTGATGGGATAAAGCGAGGGTATTTTAGGGAACTCAGTAAAGGCCATTGAAAACGCGTCACCTCGTATAGACGTGGCGACGTGTGGCTGTGATCACGAGCCCAGCATAGCTAATCGGCTGACACGTAACCCCTCAACCAGAATGGATTGTTCCCGCCACGTCGGATGCCAGCGTGGCAGACCCCCCGCTTTTTTTAAGTCCCCCAAAGCGCCTGCCCTATTCTATTCGTAGCAGCTGCTTCTCACATCACACTAAACCATCACGCTCTCTCCATTTCTCCTCACACGCCCTGCGTGCTCTCACACACGGCGATCGATTCCCTCCGCCTCGCCGGAAATTATGATTTCGAATTCTGATGATCGGATTCCAGGCTGCCGGAGAACTGACGTTATGGTGTTAGTTCCTTTTTCTCCTCTTCTGATTTTGATTGTTGAGATTCGGCCGTAATTCAAAACCCTAAGCAAAAGCGaacttagattttttttttaaggtAGCAGTGTTTAGAAGTCATTCCATGCTTTTTGTCTCCGATACATGATCGATGGAAGAATTAAGACTATCATAGATTTTTAGCCAAATTCTCGGTTGTTATTCCGATTTAATTCGGTCTATGAGTTTTATGATCTCTGTTTTTTGGAAGATCGTCTAATTTTCGTCTTTATCACCGACTGATTTTGTTAGATCGGTTTGTTTTTAGTGTGATGATTAGGTGATCGTGTTTCCATAGctagttttttttcctttttcatctaGAATGCCTGGAAAATTAGGAGTTATCTAGAAATTGAAGTTTTCAACGTTGACTGAGAATCTGTACGCGGAGAAATGGAGCCTGAAAACTAGCGGCGTGGAAATTGTGATAATTTATTAGTGGACCACTGAAATTAATTCCTCACGCTATGAAAATTCAACCGATCGATTTCAACGAGGCAGAGGAGCCGACGGCGAAATGTGAGGTGGGTGCGAAGCCAATATTTAGGTCCAGATTCAAGTGGCTTTTCGAGAGGCCGTTCTCGAGCGGCGCCAGAGCTCCGGCGGGGGAAAAGCCGGCCGGCGCCGCTGAGCCGCTGACTAACAAAGACGGATTGGAGGAGTTTGAGCCTAGCTCTGTTTGCCTTGCGAAGATGGTCCAGAATTTTATGGAGGAAAACAACGAGAAACAGCAGCAGAGGTGTGGAAGGAAGAGATGCATTTGCTTAAATGGAAACTGCACTGACAGCTCCGATGACGAACCAGACTTATTCAATTCGTCTTCCTCACATGCTTGTGATACACTGAaggtactctctctctctctctgtctatCTCTTCAATTTCACATGCAATGTGATTTTGTGGTCCATAATTTGACAGTGTTCTTGATGTTCTGTCGTCGTGTCTGGATGTGTTATCTGATGCATTTTGCGGAAAATTCCGATTGTTTAAACAGAGTTTGGTGCCCTGTATCTGCGTATCCGAAAGGAATTTACTAGCTGACACTGCGAAAATCGTCGAACGACACAAGATCAACAAGCGCAAAGACGCATTCTGCAGAAAACTCGTTGCAGATGATCTAACTGCCCTTGGATACGACGCTTCAATATGCAAATCGAAATGGGAAAAATCCCCTTCTTTCCTCGCTGGTAAAACAAAACACCTTCTAATCATCTCCAAAGTCGCCCCCTTTTGTTAATCTTGTCAAAATCACTAGTACTTTTCCCAACAGGAGAATACGAGTACGTGGACGTGTTGATTGGAGGGGAAAGACTGATCATCGACATCGATTTCAAATCGGAGTTCGCCATCGCAAGGCCAACCAAAGCATACAAACTAGTCCTCCAAGCACTGCCCAGCATTTTCATTGGTAAACCCGACCGCCTGGAGAAGATCATCGGAATCGTATCCGACGCTGCAAAGCAGAGCCTCAAGAAGAAAGGCATGCCGGTCCCTCCATGGCGGAAGGCTGACTACATCAAATCCAAATGGCTCTCGCCCTTCACCCGAACCGGGCCGTGCGCCCTTTCGAAAGTAGAGACGTCGGAGGTGATTCGAGGTGGAAAGTCATCATCCCCTGATGAAGGTGACTCTCTCTTTGCTTTCTCTAACAGTAACAGTAACAGTAACAGCGGCAGCTTATCTGATGCGCAAATGAAAAAGTGGGAGCTGCCACAAATTAGGCCTAAAAGTGTTAACAAAGGTGTGAAGATCGTGACCGGTTTAGCTTCAGTAATTGATAATAAACCGTAAAATAATTTTGGTCCTATTTTTGGTCATGTGTCGTTGTAATCCCTTCGCCTTTTATGTAAGGGTACTGATGTTGTAGCACCTAGACTATTACTCTACTAGTACTATGCTTTTATTGATGTTCTTGATTTTGGAATATGGTTTTTGAAGATGCAATTGTGGCGAATTGTGAAAAGACGAAACCTAGTATCTGCTTTTTTGTTTGATTGTAGAGAGGAGGCGGCAAAGTATATTTGGGGAATTAGcaacttttttattatttaaaagtgCCCTGATTTCTGTGCTGATTTGTCGCGTTATAATCATTTCTAACTGCTGGTTTTTGCTGAAAATGAAGATCGGTGGTTGAGATCGTGAATGAGTACTGTTTACTCGGTGGAGTTTGTCTTACCCTTCTATTTATTCTATTGTACTTTCTACATCCTAAGTTCTCTATTTCAACTAAAATTGGTcatagtatttctttttggaaTATCCGTTGagttatttctgtttttttaaacaaaatattcaatcacttttattttattttattacttatttttttttatttttttttttaatataattacttAATCTCCCTCTCTAAATATTTTGCCTGTTTGGTTCTGTTGTATGTCTGCCACAGCAGATTCAATTGTTTGACTTGATACTCGATTCTTTGACAGTCTTGGACTTTTTTTATACTaataagtaaaacaaaatcatactTCTCTTGGATAAAATATTGACGAGTTGTTAtagtacataatttaaatcctgtTTGATCATttgtttaaaataatattacggGCATAATAAGGATGAATGCACGTGAGTTCTAATTGCAATGCAAAAGTTTAAAGTCATTTTAAAATCATACTCTATCAAACGCTCTAACTTTTATTTGCGACAAGtaactattttaattaatagaatATTAGGGActttattgtatttgtatatggCGATTGTGTTAGGACTTTATTGTATTTGTATGAGGTCCATTAATAAAACTCACATGCATTTTAATATTTGCGTTATCACTAAAAACAAAGTTATTATGCCAAACCTTTCCATAACACATTAAAAAACCTACATGTCTGATGCATTATAGTAAGAAAGCAAAAATCTCCTCTCTTTCGCTTTTTTTCTTCTTGTAAGAGTAGAGGTTGGGATTTGATTCATATACTTTCACTTTTGAACTTTTCACATGAGGGAGGTCACACCACTTGAATAAccatgaaattaaaataaataatgaatattttTCTTGAGGAGACTTAATCAATAAAAAGTATCATAAAATTTATAtcgcatatatatatagggagaatTAGAAACATACTAAAACGGAGTTTTGTGCGGAATCGTGCGACTCGTGAAACGTGTCGATATTAGGTTACAAACTATATATTATagcataattataattataagaCTATCAATTTTTTGCCTATATTATGTACTCCATTTATATTAAGtcggaaaaataaatataaagtcCAACATTTGTAGTCAAAAGCTTACATTAGTTCTAAACAGAGTACTAAAAAAGAAGTATAATGACTCATCGGATTTGAAACTAGATTATATATGAAGTATTGGTTATTTAGTgtgaaaataattatatatcatTGACGTATCCGAGTAATTAAGTTGGGTATTTAAAGGTCAATTTTATTACTGTAAATGAGGGGTGAGTAATGAGTAAAGGGCAAAGAAAAGAATAGGAATAGAGTAATTGGAGAGCAACGTGGTACTTACTTTATCAccagaaaataaacaaaaaaaataaaaatggattgTTGCTATAACACGTTTTTTCAATATGTTGGTGGGTTGCTTGTGATTCATTTCATGACACTGATGTCTTTTGTGTGTGTGGAATTTGTGGAAGATGCAATTCAAACATTGGtatcaaatattcaatttattaATGTTATGTTATCCCTTTCTTTCCCAAACAATATTACCAAATTTTTTCATTGAAACCACCACAACATTTACAGGacatttttaatttgaattttctggacatttttaataattttatgatTATATCATAAGTTTTAAAACATAATACTATTAGCTAAAATTGAGAATTTTGAGTTTGTTATATGTTGAAGCTTTAATTATGTGGATAATTTATTTGTATgattaataacaaaaaatatagtaataaaacTAAATTTTTTAGAGATTTGTTAGTtttgtaaattaattttaatttttgcatTGATTTTGAAGAAATGCTAAGTAGTTTATGAAATGTGTATTTGGCTCTAGATTTGGTTCCATCACACCAATCGATTACTAAAAAATGAAGTCATTGTGAAATCCAATAAAACCTTTTAAATTAATGATAATACCAGATTTGAAATAAAGCCAGATCTAAATAATCGAAAagtatatacatataattaCCTTTTCTGTAACTATTTAGCAAAAAGAGATTATTGGACTTAAACTCTTCTTTAGCCGGCGCAAACTTCACTTTAGATTAAGTATTTTTTGGGTCATATATAAGGTTCTTTTCCAAAATcgaataaagaaagaaaaagaaacacaaaaataatataaagaagTATTCGTTTTTCCCTTTCGACCGACCTAAGTAAAATATTTGGTTAAATTACGTGCTCCTACTCgtttttatgtatatattcatTTCTcctctttagagcatccacaatggatgccCGATCTCGTACCCGATGGATCGGCACCTGAGTGAGTCGATCAAAGGATTGGTCGTCCCACTCGGACGCCCGATCCATCAGGCGCCTGATTGGGCATCCATTGCAGGGACgtgcccgagcccgatctcggacattttacaatttttatttattttttattctttattaaacCAATATAAATACCCACACTTTAGTAATTTAGTTTAGTAATGTTTTTTTTGGCTAAGTatgatgtagttttttttaattaagtaatgtagttgtttttttaaaatttgtggtgtttaatataatatatttagtattttagtaattaaaaataaaaataaaaaataataatattaaaaattaatggcaaattgagtttaattgataggacatccactagggcCAAACCCCTGCAGAAAAAGGAGCATGCTGATGTGGCAACCACTAGGACATCCATTGCGAATGCTCTTATAAGCGATTGATTTAATTACGCTGTCAAACTTTTAATGataattaataaatgaataattaatgcattattttgaagaagaaaaatcTATCCTGCCATTTTTGAATCAGTTTAATTTACTATTTAGTTATattgagatgcagaggaatgatatgctacaaaCCTCATGTGTTAGtattgttcgtttcgatttatatatttagtttgattcttatacgttaaaaaatgttattcacttgtaaaattaaaatatattagactaaatatataaattgaaacGAACAATACTAAACGTGCGTCGGTGCTCACATAAGATacgtagcatatcattcctatTCACATGCAAGCTTCTTAAATACTTCagctttatttttgtttgtttgtttgttttgtttttgagaTGGTAAATATACAACCTTATTCTTTCAAATTCTCGTGTACAATACTCCATCGGAAGGAAATTTTCCAATTTAGACAATATATCGTGCTATATTGTTGAAGGGAGCCTTCTTCATTTACTTTATGTAAAAGCGTTGGACCATATTTTCCATAGCTCTGAAATTAAGCACTTCTAGAAATCAAATCTTGAATTAGCATTTTAATACGAATTTGACAATATATATtcgttaggccatccacaacgatGTTCCTccaccgttcctaaaccgttccttaaactactatttgcgggccccactgtacttttttactccattccttaattaaggaacgaaacctgcaaccctcagtttcttatccgttccttaaccgttccttaaattactattcattcaatttcattttttatttttatttccaacccaattcaattaaaacaaaacacttcattaaaatta is a window encoding:
- the LOC121788805 gene encoding uncharacterized protein LOC121788805; this encodes MKIQPIDFNEAEEPTAKCEVGAKPIFRSRFKWLFERPFSSGARAPAGEKPAGAAEPLTNKDGLEEFEPSSVCLAKMVQNFMEENNEKQQQRCGRKRCICLNGNCTDSSDDEPDLFNSSSSHACDTLKSLVPCICVSERNLLADTAKIVERHKINKRKDAFCRKLVADDLTALGYDASICKSKWEKSPSFLAGEYEYVDVLIGGERLIIDIDFKSEFAIARPTKAYKLVLQALPSIFIGKPDRLEKIIGIVSDAAKQSLKKKGMPVPPWRKADYIKSKWLSPFTRTGPCALSKVETSEVIRGGKSSSPDEGDSLFAFSNSNSNSNSGSLSDAQMKKWELPQIRPKSVNKGVKIVTGLASVIDNKP